The genomic region ACCATGTCTGGAAGAAGTGAAACGCGGTAGTGCCGTCCATCGCGCCTTGGTGCGTCGCCGTCCCTAAGGCCACTCCACCACACTTGAAGAATGTCACCTGCATACATTAATTTGCATGTCGCACATATTACTTGCTTGCTGTAAGCATGTTTGTGCTATTGCAATATGCTAGTTGATTTggtgagaaagaaagaaaaactaaggGCCTGCTTGGCTTGGATCGAGGATATTTCTTTGTGTGCTTTTGCTCTTTCAGTGCCTACTTAAGAAAGAATCAAACTCAAACCTGGGTGGCGCACAGGATGTCGGATGAGTCGTCCATGCAAGGAACAAAAAACCTCCTTAGCTTTGATGATGGCTTCAAGTCGCGGAAGTCATCGATGGTGAGACGAGAGTAGGCCACAAGAAAGAGCATGCCCTTACCGTTGCAGTCGATCTCCAACCTGCCATGGACGTCCACCCTGAGCCGCCCGGCCATGGGGTAGAAGGCCACAAGAGCCTTGCCCAGCGCACTCTTCAACCTAGTCACGTCAAAGAAGTCTTGGGCACTGGTTTGGTCGACACAAGGACGGTAGAAGTGGATGAGTGGGGTGTAGCCTCTTCTGGCCAGCATGATGTCGAGTGGCGAGAGCCAGATCGCTTTTCTTGGTGTGTCTGCGGCCGGCTTTACAAAGCAGGACTCTACCACCCGCACCCCCTCCTCACTGGCGGCCATTCTTCCTCTTTCTTGCTCTCCTCTCCCGTTCTCTTTCTTTCTTCTAGTGCTACTCTGATGGATATGGGCACCGAGCAGCAATGATTTAAAGACAAAGATTTTTGACATATATGACGATAAAAAAAAGTCAATACAGCTCGGCTAGATCGGAATTGTGGGTCCAATCCTTACGCCATGACATTGAGATGCTTCTTCtttattaaaataaaaataaaggtaGATAAAGGCTGCTGGAGCGTCGTTTTCTTTCCCTACAGCGATCATGACACTATGTCGATGTCTGGTATTAGTACCTTTGCATCTTCAAAGCCCCAAAACCCCTCTTCAatagatgatgtagatgcaaaagATTTTACATCTCTGTCTCCCGGACATGTAAAATACAGCACCTCACGTTGAAAATTTGCATCTCTGCCGACTGAAGATGTAAAAATGGCAGTCGCGCATCAACCGCCAACTACTGTTCCATTTCCTTCCCCACCCATCTTCTCCTCCCCGCGACCCTGCCGCACTGCCGCCGCCCACCCACCGGCCGCACCCCGCCGTCGCTGCCCCGCGCCAGATTCGTGCCCTCCAGCACCTCCGCCACCCATTGCGCCACGTTTCGATCGTTGGCCGCCACCCCACACAACGAATTGGGCGTTTTTTCGCCGCCGCTCGATTTCACCGTTGCCGCTTGATTGCGCTGTCGTCGCTCGattccaccaccgcaaccgccCCACCCGCATCCCCGCACTGCCACCGCTCGATTGGACCTCCGCACTGACCGCCTCGACCGCCGCCACCCACAGCCCCTCCTGCCGCGTACCACCGCCGCTTGCAGCCCCGCCCTCCGCCCCACACCACCACAGCAGACCCACACCACTGCACCGACCACCGCCTGCTGCCCCGCACCGACCGCCGCCATGCCGCTAAAGAAGCTCCCAAAGAGCAAGACAGGTTCTTCGGCATGCGGGCGAAGTCATCGGCCATTTTGACAAGGAGTTCTCTGATACTTAAGAACTTAAATTCTGTACAACATTTCACCGCCGATAATTCTTACATAATTAAAGTTTGACTCCGTAGGTTTTACCGTGAAGGATCTAGCATTTCAGAAAATCCCATGAGATCCAATAGTCACGATGACCTCTATAAGTCAGCAACTATAGCCTCCAACAAGTCTCTCCTTCGTTGGCGACATCCGCATTCTACTTTACCCAAAAACTTGCTTCGCTCACGTAATAAAGACACCTCGCCTCCTCCCGTTTGTGAATCATGTCAAATAAGAAAACAACAACCATGTAAGCTATTTCCCTGTTCCACGTCTATTACTAGTGCACCTTTTCAAATAATTCACAGTCACTTCTGGACTTTGCCTAGCTATTTGTAGGTATGTGGGCTACCAATATTATCTCGTTCTCCTTGACGATTTCTCCCAAAGAAAAGGAAATGTTTCAAAATACATCACACCACCTAGGGGTAATTA from Triticum aestivum cultivar Chinese Spring chromosome 4A, IWGSC CS RefSeq v2.1, whole genome shotgun sequence harbors:
- the LOC123084513 gene encoding uncharacterized protein; the protein is MAAVGAGQQAVVGAVVWVCCGGVGRRAGLQAAVVRGRRGCGWRRSRRSVRRSNRAVAVRGCGWGGCGGGIERRQRNQAATVKSSGGEKTPNSLCGVAANDRNVAQWVAEVLEGTNLARGSDGGVRPSSTRRKKENGRGEQERGRMAASEEGVRVVESCFVKPAADTPRKAIWLSPLDIMLARRGYTPLIHFYRPCVDQTSAQDFFDVTRLKSALGKALVAFYPMAGRLRVDVHGRLEIDCNGKGMLFLVAYSRLTIDDFRDLKPSSKLRRFFVPCMDDSSDILCATQV